GAAAGCATCGGGGATGGCGAGCATGGCGGAGGGAGCCGGGTCGGGGAAGGAGCCTCACGCTCACCTTGAAACCTTGACGGATCGGAGGCTTCCGATGCCATCCACAGGCGGTCGCCGACGTGTGTTTCCGCCGCGCCACAGGCGCATCAGTGGAAGCGGCCGTCTGCGTCAGGCGAGACCATGATCCGCGCCAGCAGCCTACCCGCCATCATCAGCGCTTCCCGCAGCACCGGCAGCATCTCCTTGGCGCCGTCCTCCTCGACGAGCCCGTGCGCCATCAGCAGATAGTCGACGACACGCTCCAGCGCTGAGCTAGGTGGCGTCGCCGGATGCATAGGCGGTGGAACGAAGCGGTCGAGGGTACCGTAGGCGGCCATTGGCTCCGAACTGCTAACGGCGATCTCCGTGAGTGAGCCAAGATAGCCGAGAAAGGTGCGACCCGGTGGACCGTAGGATGGGACCGCGCCGATGATCACCCAGACATAGATGGCGTCGGCACGGCGCAGACGGACGCGCAGGCTGTACTCGCTCTGCTGGTCGCGGGCGTTGCGAAGGAACGTGACCGCCGGCTCATAATCCTCAGGATGAATGCACCTGAACCAGCCGTTATCAATGGCGTCGCTGGCTGGCTGTCCGGTCTAGGCAGTCCATTCCGGGCTGACGTAGGTCACGCCGCCGTCCGCCTTGGCGACGAAGATCATCCTGGACGCTCCTCAGCCTCGGCCTCACATTGGGCTAAGGCCCAGCAGCCAGCTTCAGACCAGCGAGGCCAATTGGAGCGATACCAGTATATTTCAACCAAAGTGGCTGGTGCTAGTCACCCATCCTCGCGGAACCATGGCCTCCCATCGGACATTCCAACGGCGTCATGACGAAGAGTGATGAAGTGGCTTGGGCGAGTCTGCGCCAACTCGCCGACGTTCTAGGGCGTGTCATCGCTTGAGCTAGTCGAGGGCTGCGGCGAGAGACAGGACGCCTACGAAGCTGGCGGCGGTTTTCTCGTAGCGGGTTGCGATGGCACGCCATTCCTTGAGCCTCGCCCAAAGGCGCTCGACCTGATTGCGATTGTTGTAGATCCAGTCCGGGCAGGTGACGGGGGTCTCGTGGCGCTGCGGCGGGATCGCGGGGCGCGCACCCATGTCCCAGATGTGCTCTCGGAAGGCATGACTGGTGTAGCCGCGGTCTGCGACGACCCACTTGGGCACGCCTGGCAGTCGGTCGAGCAATGGAACCGCATGAGGCAGCTCGTGCGCCTGCCCCGGTGCCAGCCGGAAGGCGATGGCGCGGCCCCGCCCGTCAGCAATCACGCAAGCCTTGGTGCCATAGCCGCCACGCGAGCGGCCAACAGCTTCACGAGTGCCTCGCTCGGCCCCAGATCCCCCCTTTTGGCGGCACCGGCCGCCTTCTGGTGCGCGCGTATGTTCGTGCCATCGAGGAACACCATCCCGAGCTGAACTCCGCGCTCCTGCACAAGGCCGAGGAGCCGTTCCCAGACGCCAGCACGGGACCAGCGGATGAAGATCTGTGCGGCCCGCCACCAAGGGCCCAGATCCTCCGGAATAGACCGCCATTTCGCCCCGTTCCGGTGCCGCCAGAGAATGGCCGAGAGCGTGCGTTGCAGGTCCGGCGGTGGCGTCTTGGCCTTCGGACGGCACGCCTCGACCAGCGGCTCCAGCTCAGACCATTGCGCGTCGCTCAACATCATCCCTCCCGCCTTGGAGAGAGGAAAACGCAAGCCCCGCCAGTCCGTTCAAGCGACGACAGGCCCTAATCGACGGACGGGCGCTGACAGCAACTGAACTCGCCTGAACGGCAGGCGTGGCTCCGGCCACCGCGAGCGAGCACCTGACGAAGCTGGTGACTGGCGGCCTGCTCTCGGTGTCGCGTCAGGGCCGGCACCGGTACTTCCGCCTCGCCTCAGTCGAGATCGCCCGCATGCTGGAGGCGATGATGGTGATCGCGAACCGGGGCGAGCCGAAGGAACCACCGCGGCGCGCGACCCCGCGGGTCGATCCGGTCTTGCGCGAGGCCCGCACCTGCTACGATCACTTAGCCGGGCGGCTCGGCGTCGGGATCGCCGACGCGATGGTCTCCCGGGGACTGATCTTGCTCGGAGAAGAAGCGGGCGAAGTGACCGCGTCGGGCCGCGCATGGCTGGCTGAGTTCGGCGTCGCGGTCGAACCGACTGGGCGAACCCGCCGCTTGCTCTGCCGCCCTTGTCTGGACTGGAGCGAGCGGCGGCCGCACCTCGCGGGCCGGCTCGGAGCCGCCCTTTGCGCTCGTTGCGAAGAGTTGGGCTAGATTGAGCGTCAGCGCGACGGGCGCGCCGTCCGGGTGACCGAGGTTGGCCGACGCGGCTTTGCGAACACGTTTGGCTTGGCAGAATGACGAGGGGCTGTCACTCACGCCTGAAAAGTCGCAGATGCTGCCGCGCGCTTGAAAGTCAGCGCAAACGTGCAGGACGATCTTAACCGCTTCTCGCAAATTCTGCTCAGAAGCGGACCGGCCGCAAACTACCCAGCCAGGTAATTTGGAGGCACCAGTCAACGTGACTGAAACTGGCCGAAAGCGGAACGGCAGCTTTCGAAGGGATGTAGCGCAGAAACGGACGCCAATCGCTCCAAGATCGGCCTGGTCGATCGCTCCGTCCAGCTACTCAGTCTCCGTGGCATGCCATCTGCACGACGAACGCCACCCGTCGGATTGGAGGCGCTTGATGAGACGACGCGATGTGCTTGCTGGAGCCGCTGCTTCCCTCATCGCCGCGCCAAGCCTCGTGCGTGCACAGGCCGCGACAACACTCAAGTTCATTCCCTACGCCGACCTTGCCCTGCTCGATCCGTTGGTCAGCGCCTTCGTCACCCGCAACCACGTGATGATGGTCTTCGACACCCTCTACGCCCTCGACGCCGCCGGTTCGCCTCGGCCGCAAATGGTTGGCGGCGAGAGCGTCGAGGATGGGGGCCGGCGCGTTCGGCTCACTCTGCGCGACGGGCTGAAATTCCACGACGGGACCCCCGTTCTCGGACGGGATGTCGTCGCCAGTCTCCGACGATGGGCGAGCACCGACTCCTTCGGCCAGGCGCTGATGGCTGCCACCGACGAACTCTCAACGCCGTCCGACACGACGGTCGAATTGCGCCTGAAGCGCGCGTTCCCACTCCTACCAAACGCCTTGGCCAAGCCGACGAACCTCATGGCCGCCATCATGCCGGAGCGGCTGGCTGCGACACCGCCCACCACCCGCCTGACCGAGATGGTCGGCTCAGGTCCATTCCGCTTCGTCGCGAACGAGCGCGTGCCAGGCGCGCGCAACGTGTACCGCCGCTTCGAAGGCTACGTGCCGCGGACTGACGGAGCGCCGAGCTTCTGCGCCGGTCCGCGCATCGCCCATTTCGACCGCGTCGAGTGGCTGACGAACCCGGACCCAGGCACGCAGGTCGCCGCCCTCCAGGCCGGCGAGGTCGACTGGGTCGAGCAGCCGCTCATGGATCTCGTGCCGAGCTTGCGCACGAACAGGGCGATCAAGCTCCAGGTCGTGGAAGACAAGGGCCTTATCGGCGTCCTGCGCTTCAATTTCCTCCACCCTCCCTTCGACAACCCGGCGATCCGGCGCGCCGTGCTGCAGGCCGTCAACCAGACCGAATTCATGCAGGCGGTCGCAGGCGAGAACGCCGCTGTAGACACCCGCGTCGGCGTGTTTGGCCCCGCCGGCCTGCCCATGGCAAATGATTCCGGAATGGAGGCGCTGAGCGGGAAGCACGACGTCGCCAAGCTCAAGCGCGACATCGCCGCGGCCGGCTATAAGGGCGAGCGGGTCGTATTCCTGACAGCGACGGACGTTCCGCGCATCAACGCGATCTGCAGCGTAGGCGTCGAGATGATGCGTCAGCTCGGCCTGAACGTCGACGAAGTCTCCACCGACTGGGGTAGTGTGGTGCAGCGTTCCACAAGCCAGCAGCCAATCGACAAAGGCGGCTGGAGCGTGTTCGGCTCGTTCTGGG
The sequence above is drawn from the Methylobacterium mesophilicum SR1.6/6 genome and encodes:
- a CDS encoding IS5 family transposase (programmed frameshift), which translates into the protein MLSDAQWSELEPLVEACRPKAKTPPPDLQRTLSAILWRHRNGAKWRSIPEDLGPWWRAAQIFIRWSRAGVWERLLGLVQERGVQLGMVFLDGTNIRAHQKAAGAAKKGGSGAERGTREAVGRSRGGYGTKACVIADGRGRAIAFRLAPGQAHELPHAVPLLDRLPGVPKWVVADRGYTSHAFREHIWDMGARPAIPPQRHETPVTCPDWIYNNRNQVERLWARLKEWRAIATRYEKTAASFVGVLSLAAALD
- a CDS encoding ArsR/SmtB family transcription factor; translation: MAPATASEHLTKLVTGGLLSVSRQGRHRYFRLASVEIARMLEAMMVIANRGEPKEPPRRATPRVDPVLREARTCYDHLAGRLGVGIADAMVSRGLILLGEEAGEVTASGRAWLAEFGVAVEPTGRTRRLLCRPCLDWSERRPHLAGRLGAALCARCEELG
- a CDS encoding ABC transporter substrate-binding protein, whose protein sequence is MRRRDVLAGAAASLIAAPSLVRAQAATTLKFIPYADLALLDPLVSAFVTRNHVMMVFDTLYALDAAGSPRPQMVGGESVEDGGRRVRLTLRDGLKFHDGTPVLGRDVVASLRRWASTDSFGQALMAATDELSTPSDTTVELRLKRAFPLLPNALAKPTNLMAAIMPERLAATPPTTRLTEMVGSGPFRFVANERVPGARNVYRRFEGYVPRTDGAPSFCAGPRIAHFDRVEWLTNPDPGTQVAALQAGEVDWVEQPLMDLVPSLRTNRAIKLQVVEDKGLIGVLRFNFLHPPFDNPAIRRAVLQAVNQTEFMQAVAGENAAVDTRVGVFGPAGLPMANDSGMEALSGKHDVAKLKRDIAAAGYKGERVVFLTATDVPRINAICSVGVEMMRQLGLNVDEVSTDWGSVVQRSTSQQPIDKGGWSVFGSFWGGYDVMNPAGHLLLRGTGLKAWNGWPTDERLENQRQSWIDAADQAERLEIARQIQVQAFEDVPFLPLGSYLQPTAYRADLAGMHVGLPLFTNIRRS